The Salana multivorans genome window below encodes:
- a CDS encoding ribonuclease J yields MSHPHPELPLPGPLPVGALRVVALGGLGEVGRNMAVLEYDGRLLIIDCGVLFPEDHQPGVDLILPDFSAIADRLDQVDAVVLTHGHEDHIGAVPYLLRLRPDIPLIGSRLTLAFVAAKLKEHRITPVLREVKEGDEVEVGPFALEFVAVNHSIPDALAVAVTTGAGTVLHTGDFKMDQLPLDGRITDLRAFARLGERGVDLFMPDSTNAEVPGFTTAEAEIGPVLDQVFAGATGKIVVASFSSHVHRVQQVIDAAWANDRKVALVGRSMVRNMTIAVELGYLTLPDPGILIDIKRVDDYPPDEVVLMCTGSQGEPMAALSRIANHDHRVEVGPGDTVVFASSLIPGNENSVYRVINGLTRLGAKVVHQGNARVHVSGHASAGELLYCYNILRPRNVMPVHGEIRHLVANGALAVRTGVDPERVILAEDGVVVDLIDGRARIVGAVPCGYVYVDGSSVGEIGEADLKDRRILSEEGFISVFAVVSAQDGSVIAGPQIHARGLAESGDVLEEIVPQVRKALTEAAREGNVDNHQLQQVMRRVVGRWAGTRLKRRPIIIPVVVEA; encoded by the coding sequence ATGTCCCACCCCCACCCCGAGCTGCCCCTGCCCGGGCCGCTTCCCGTCGGCGCGCTCCGCGTCGTCGCGCTGGGCGGCCTCGGCGAGGTCGGCCGCAACATGGCCGTGCTCGAGTACGACGGCCGTCTGCTCATCATCGACTGCGGCGTCCTCTTCCCCGAGGACCACCAGCCCGGCGTCGACCTGATCCTGCCCGACTTCTCGGCCATCGCCGACCGGCTGGACCAGGTGGACGCGGTCGTCCTCACGCACGGTCACGAGGACCACATCGGTGCCGTGCCGTACCTGCTGCGGCTGCGTCCCGACATCCCGCTGATCGGCTCGCGGCTCACGCTCGCGTTCGTCGCCGCCAAGCTCAAGGAGCACCGGATCACGCCGGTGCTGCGGGAGGTCAAGGAGGGCGACGAGGTCGAGGTCGGCCCGTTCGCCCTGGAGTTCGTCGCCGTCAACCACTCGATCCCGGACGCGCTGGCCGTGGCCGTGACGACGGGTGCCGGCACGGTGCTCCACACCGGCGACTTCAAGATGGACCAGCTCCCGCTGGACGGCCGGATCACCGACCTGCGGGCGTTCGCGCGGCTGGGGGAGCGGGGCGTCGACCTGTTCATGCCCGACTCCACGAACGCCGAGGTCCCCGGGTTCACGACGGCGGAGGCCGAGATCGGCCCCGTCCTCGACCAGGTGTTCGCCGGCGCGACCGGCAAGATCGTCGTCGCGAGCTTCTCCTCGCACGTCCACCGCGTCCAGCAGGTCATCGACGCCGCCTGGGCGAACGACCGCAAGGTCGCGCTCGTGGGCCGCTCGATGGTGCGGAACATGACGATCGCCGTCGAGCTCGGCTACCTGACGCTGCCGGACCCGGGCATCCTCATCGACATCAAGCGCGTCGACGACTACCCGCCCGACGAGGTGGTGCTCATGTGCACCGGCTCGCAGGGTGAGCCGATGGCGGCGCTGTCCCGGATCGCGAACCACGACCACCGCGTCGAGGTCGGTCCGGGGGACACGGTCGTGTTCGCGTCCTCGCTCATCCCCGGCAACGAGAACTCGGTGTACCGGGTCATCAACGGTCTCACCCGGCTCGGCGCGAAGGTCGTCCACCAGGGCAACGCGCGCGTCCACGTCTCGGGGCACGCCAGCGCCGGCGAGCTGCTGTACTGCTACAACATCCTGCGCCCGCGCAACGTCATGCCGGTGCACGGCGAGATCCGCCACCTCGTGGCGAACGGCGCGCTCGCCGTCCGGACGGGGGTCGACCCCGAGCGGGTCATCCTGGCCGAGGACGGCGTGGTGGTCGACCTCATCGACGGTCGCGCCCGCATCGTCGGCGCCGTCCCGTGCGGGTACGTGTACGTCGACGGGTCGAGCGTCGGGGAGATCGGCGAGGCCGACCTCAAGGACCGGCGGATCCTCTCGGAGGAGGGGTTCATCTCGGTGTTCGCCGTGGTGTCGGCGCAGGACGGCAGCGTCATCGCCGGGCCGCAGATCCATGCGCGCGGGCTGGCCGAGTCCGGCGACGTGCTCGAGGAGATCGTCCCGCAGGTGCGCAAGGCGTTGACCGAGGCGGCGCGCGAGGGCAACGTCGACAACCACCAGCTCCAGCAGGTGATGCGCCGCGTGGTCGGGCGCTGGGCGGGGACGCGGCTGAAGCGTCGTCCGATCATCATCCCCGTGGTGGTGGAGGCATGA
- a CDS encoding nucleotidyltransferase domain-containing protein gives MTTSGAPLPQPADARPLPAEELARWYGPWQPLTPRTIAAFLDGFDRPWWIVGGWALEKATGFSRPHEDMDVSIAHEDAEALRLFLAERGWTTWNADSGWLRPFDHRFPEIRPDSGIWVRADALSPWVLDVPLTPAGSGRWVNKRLREQELDLAEITWVADDGLRYLNPEAVLLMKLAQVRGKDVVDAEATIPLLTADQRAWLAETVTRIDPAHPWAALEG, from the coding sequence GTGACGACCTCCGGTGCTCCGCTGCCCCAGCCGGCGGATGCCCGTCCGCTCCCGGCCGAGGAGCTCGCGCGCTGGTACGGCCCGTGGCAGCCGCTGACGCCGCGGACGATCGCCGCCTTCCTCGACGGGTTCGACCGCCCCTGGTGGATCGTCGGCGGCTGGGCGCTGGAGAAGGCGACGGGCTTCTCCCGGCCGCACGAGGACATGGACGTCTCGATCGCGCACGAGGACGCCGAGGCGCTGCGGCTGTTCCTCGCCGAGCGCGGCTGGACCACCTGGAACGCCGACAGCGGGTGGCTGCGCCCGTTCGACCACCGCTTCCCCGAGATCCGGCCCGACAGCGGGATCTGGGTCCGCGCGGACGCGCTCTCGCCGTGGGTGCTCGACGTGCCGCTGACCCCGGCCGGCTCGGGTCGCTGGGTGAACAAGCGCCTGCGGGAGCAGGAGCTGGACCTCGCCGAGATCACCTGGGTCGCCGACGACGGCCTGCGCTACCTGAACCCCGAGGCCGTGCTGCTCATGAAGCTGGCGCAGGTCCGGGGGAAGGACGTCGTCGACGCCGAGGCGACGATCCCGCTGCTCACCGCCGACCAGCGCGCGTGGCTCGCCGAGACCGTCACCCGGATCGACCCCGCCCATCCCTGGGCGGCGCTCGAGGGCTAG
- a CDS encoding CapA family protein has product MTSPAGDAPRSRRRGPRILAAAATLVAAVVVGLGGAAAVDLAAGSEADPTGSGTGTGTTEPTPSPDEATSPTTEPTPTDTSPTPTIPPVEPSTFTLVAAGDVLPHPTVLRFAAEAAAAEGRSGWDFSPLWAAMDPWVSGADLALCHLEVPLVPDGVEPSGYPLFGSPTSLATDLAEAGWDGCSTASNHAVDRGWTGVETTLDALDAAGLGHAGTARSAEEAAQPQLYVLDRGGRTVTVAQIAATYGTNGMPIPEDAPWSVQLIDGADLVARASAAREAGADLVVASIHWGTEYADVPDASQTALAAQLAASGVVDLVIGNHPHVPQRIELLDGGPDGAGMWVAYSLGNYISNQDAKCCRPQTGTGLLLSAQVDVPAAGPAHVSSVEWTAVPGDRVGGQRIYALPDLEAGRIDTPLLTLSSDELARRRQMVLDVVGDPPERTDPPQPTGEPPTVVPRS; this is encoded by the coding sequence ATGACTTCCCCCGCCGGCGACGCACCACGCTCCCGTCGGCGCGGGCCGAGGATCCTCGCGGCGGCCGCGACGCTGGTCGCCGCCGTCGTCGTCGGGCTCGGCGGGGCCGCGGCGGTCGACCTCGCCGCGGGCAGCGAGGCCGACCCGACTGGGAGCGGCACGGGAACCGGCACGACGGAGCCGACACCGAGCCCGGACGAGGCGACGTCGCCGACCACCGAGCCGACCCCGACGGACACGTCCCCGACGCCCACCATCCCGCCCGTCGAGCCCTCGACGTTCACCCTCGTGGCCGCCGGGGACGTCCTGCCGCACCCGACCGTGCTCCGGTTCGCCGCCGAGGCCGCGGCCGCCGAGGGGCGCAGCGGCTGGGACTTCTCCCCGCTGTGGGCCGCGATGGACCCGTGGGTCTCGGGCGCCGACCTCGCCCTGTGCCACCTCGAGGTCCCGCTCGTGCCGGACGGCGTCGAGCCCTCCGGTTACCCGCTGTTCGGCAGCCCGACGTCGCTCGCGACGGACCTCGCCGAGGCGGGTTGGGACGGCTGCTCGACGGCCTCCAACCACGCGGTCGACCGCGGCTGGACCGGAGTCGAGACGACGCTCGACGCGCTGGACGCCGCCGGTCTCGGCCACGCCGGCACGGCCAGGAGCGCCGAGGAGGCCGCCCAGCCACAGCTCTACGTGCTCGACCGGGGCGGCCGCACCGTCACGGTCGCGCAGATCGCCGCGACCTACGGGACCAACGGGATGCCCATCCCCGAGGACGCGCCGTGGAGCGTCCAGCTCATCGACGGCGCGGACCTCGTCGCGCGGGCGAGCGCCGCCCGCGAGGCCGGCGCCGATCTCGTCGTGGCGTCGATCCACTGGGGCACCGAGTACGCCGACGTCCCGGACGCGTCGCAGACCGCGCTGGCCGCGCAGCTCGCGGCCTCCGGCGTCGTCGACCTCGTCATCGGCAACCACCCGCACGTCCCGCAGCGGATCGAGCTGCTCGACGGCGGGCCCGACGGGGCGGGCATGTGGGTCGCCTACTCGCTCGGCAACTACATCTCGAACCAGGACGCGAAGTGCTGCCGCCCGCAGACCGGCACCGGGCTCCTGCTCTCGGCGCAGGTCGACGTGCCGGCCGCGGGCCCGGCGCACGTGTCGTCGGTCGAGTGGACCGCCGTGCCGGGCGACCGGGTCGGCGGCCAGCGGATCTACGCGCTCCCCGACCTCGAGGCGGGCCGGATCGACACGCCGCTGCTCACGCTGTCGAGCGACGAGCTGGCGCGGCGACGGCAGATGGTGCTCGACGTGGTGGGCGACCCCCCCGAGCGCACCGACCCGCCGCAGCCGACGGGCGAGCCGCCGACGGTCGTGCCGCGCAGCTAG
- the dapA gene encoding 4-hydroxy-tetrahydrodipicolinate synthase encodes MTRNAAALESFGSVLVAMVTPMDADGDLDIDAAVVLAEKLVADGVSGIVLNGTTGESPTTHQPEKDALVRAVVDAVGDRVRIVAGAGSNDTKHAVRIAASAERTGAHGLLINAPYYNRPSQEGVYRHIRAVADAADLPVMLYDIPGRTGVAIGDEALDRLAEHPRVLAVKDATGDVPAGFARMRRTGLAFYSGDDALNLAWLTHGAVGVVSVIGHVVAGPIAEMVGCISRGDLRRAQDLAVELVGVCDALMGAGQGAVYAKAALDLLGVIPSRAVRSPLVAATEDELADLAERLRVAGLFPAP; translated from the coding sequence ATGACCCGTAACGCAGCTGCGCTGGAGAGCTTCGGCTCCGTGCTGGTGGCCATGGTCACCCCGATGGATGCCGACGGGGACCTCGACATCGACGCCGCCGTCGTCCTGGCGGAGAAGCTCGTCGCCGACGGCGTCAGCGGGATCGTCCTCAACGGCACGACCGGCGAGTCGCCGACCACGCACCAGCCCGAGAAGGACGCCCTCGTCCGCGCCGTCGTCGACGCGGTCGGCGACCGGGTGCGGATCGTCGCCGGCGCCGGGTCGAACGACACCAAGCACGCCGTCCGGATCGCCGCCAGCGCCGAGCGCACGGGCGCGCACGGGCTGCTCATCAACGCGCCGTACTACAACCGGCCGTCCCAGGAGGGCGTCTACCGGCACATCCGCGCCGTCGCCGACGCCGCCGACCTGCCCGTCATGCTCTACGACATCCCCGGGCGCACCGGCGTCGCCATCGGCGACGAGGCGCTCGACCGGCTCGCCGAGCACCCGCGCGTCCTCGCGGTCAAGGACGCGACGGGTGACGTGCCGGCCGGCTTCGCCCGGATGCGCCGCACCGGTCTCGCCTTCTACTCGGGCGACGACGCGCTCAACCTCGCCTGGCTGACGCACGGCGCCGTCGGTGTCGTCAGCGTCATCGGTCACGTCGTTGCCGGCCCGATCGCCGAGATGGTCGGCTGCATCAGCCGCGGCGACCTGCGCCGGGCCCAGGACCTCGCCGTCGAGCTCGTCGGAGTGTGCGACGCGCTCATGGGCGCCGGCCAGGGTGCCGTCTATGCGAAGGCCGCGCTCGACCTGCTCGGCGTCATCCCCTCCCGTGCCGTCCGCTCGCCGCTCGTCGCGGCGACCGAGGACGAGCTCGCCGACCTCGCCGAGCGGCTTCGCGTCGCCGGCCTGTTTCCCGCACCCTGA
- a CDS encoding FtsK/SpoIIIE family DNA translocase, with protein sequence MAEKRPSPGRTASAARAQQRAGSKDRVATTSRATGTATKPAKPATKASPGRSNATRGASTSSRGRQPAAPTRPPLPVRMVRGTWLGIARGVGGTARAVGSGAKDIDPALRRDGLALLLLALGIAVAAREWFGVTGSVAEYLHMGVAGLLGRLAVLVPVALVLLAVRLMRRPDLGPATGRITIGTAVITFAVSGLVAISQGLPGFGDADPWAGLRRAGGLVGWLAANPLSDALSVAVAIPFLVLLAFFGLLIVTATPVRAIPERLAELGDRIAGPRIDDLDEGAGDDALRGDDDPDADLARSAVARQRRGRRGLFGRGGAEETDEVAAADESDATKPFDRPDLREDPEGTQPVVPRPRGTRAGRAAAAPAAAVADPAIDPDATDVVPSPTRAMPEPDAITEPLELQAPPTKPLPPRAEQLTLDPSLTYTLPDPHLLIEGPPHKKRSAANDRVVEALTDVLDQFGVDATVTGFSRGPTVTRYELELAPGTKVERVTALSKNIAYAVASADVRILSPIPGKSAIGIEIPNTDRETVALGDVLRSSVALRDEHPMIMGVGKDVEGGYVVANLARMPHLLVAGATGAGKSSFVNSMITSIMMRATPEEVRMILVDPKRVELTMYEGIPHLITPIITSPKKAAEALDWVVREMDARYDDLAAFGFKHINDFNKAVRAGKVKPPEGSQRVITPYPYLLVVVDELADLMMVAPRDVEASIQRITQLARAAGIHLVLATQRPSVDVVTGLIKANVPSRLAFATSSLADSRVVLDQPGAEKLIGQGDALFLPMGAAKPMRVQGAWVNESEVHAVVEHVKSQLQPVYREDVAVVAPKKQVDEDIGDDLELLLQAAELVVTTQFGSTSMLQRKLRVGFAKAGRLMDLLESREIVGPSEGSKARDVLVTPEELPSALAMLRGEDVPGVGPTVSGAVADGGARPRDLVADDLAGYEESAPWDDDADSEDAWSLTGR encoded by the coding sequence ATGGCCGAGAAGCGTCCGTCCCCCGGTCGCACCGCCTCGGCCGCGCGCGCCCAGCAGCGCGCGGGCTCGAAGGACCGCGTCGCGACGACGTCCCGCGCCACCGGCACGGCGACGAAGCCGGCCAAGCCGGCGACCAAGGCCAGCCCCGGCCGCTCGAACGCCACCCGCGGCGCGTCGACCTCCTCGCGGGGACGTCAGCCCGCGGCCCCGACCCGTCCGCCGCTGCCGGTCCGGATGGTCCGCGGCACGTGGCTGGGCATCGCTCGCGGCGTCGGCGGCACGGCCCGCGCGGTCGGCTCCGGTGCCAAGGACATCGACCCGGCCCTGCGTCGCGACGGCCTGGCGCTGCTCCTCCTCGCGCTCGGGATCGCGGTGGCGGCCCGCGAGTGGTTCGGCGTCACCGGTTCCGTCGCGGAGTACCTGCACATGGGCGTCGCCGGCCTGCTCGGCCGCCTCGCCGTCCTCGTCCCCGTCGCGCTCGTCCTCCTCGCCGTGCGCCTCATGCGCCGCCCGGACCTCGGTCCGGCGACCGGCCGGATCACCATCGGCACCGCCGTCATCACGTTCGCCGTGAGCGGGCTGGTCGCCATCTCCCAGGGGCTGCCCGGCTTCGGCGACGCCGACCCGTGGGCCGGCCTGCGCCGCGCCGGCGGCCTCGTCGGCTGGCTGGCGGCCAACCCGCTGAGCGACGCGCTCTCGGTCGCCGTCGCGATCCCGTTCCTCGTGCTGCTCGCGTTCTTCGGCCTCCTCATCGTGACGGCGACGCCCGTGCGCGCGATCCCCGAGCGCCTGGCGGAGCTGGGCGATCGCATCGCCGGCCCGCGGATCGACGACCTCGACGAGGGCGCCGGCGACGACGCTCTCCGGGGCGACGACGATCCCGACGCCGACCTGGCCCGCTCCGCGGTCGCCCGACAGCGTCGCGGTCGACGCGGCCTGTTCGGCCGCGGTGGCGCCGAGGAGACCGACGAGGTCGCGGCGGCCGATGAGTCCGACGCGACCAAGCCGTTCGACCGTCCCGACCTGCGGGAGGACCCGGAGGGGACGCAGCCCGTGGTGCCGCGCCCCCGGGGGACCCGCGCCGGCCGCGCGGCCGCCGCCCCGGCGGCTGCCGTCGCCGATCCCGCGATCGACCCGGACGCGACGGACGTCGTGCCGTCCCCGACGCGGGCGATGCCGGAACCGGACGCGATCACGGAGCCGCTCGAGCTCCAGGCACCGCCGACCAAGCCGCTGCCGCCGCGCGCCGAGCAGCTCACCCTCGACCCGTCGCTCACCTACACGCTGCCCGACCCGCACCTGCTCATCGAGGGACCGCCGCACAAGAAGCGCTCGGCCGCCAACGACCGCGTCGTCGAGGCGCTCACGGACGTCCTCGACCAGTTCGGCGTCGACGCGACGGTGACGGGGTTCAGCCGCGGTCCGACCGTCACCCGGTACGAGCTGGAGCTCGCGCCCGGGACGAAGGTCGAGCGCGTCACGGCGCTGAGCAAGAACATCGCCTACGCGGTCGCCAGCGCCGACGTGCGCATCCTCAGCCCGATCCCCGGCAAGTCGGCGATCGGCATCGAGATCCCGAACACCGATCGCGAGACGGTCGCGCTCGGCGACGTGCTGCGCTCCTCCGTCGCGCTGCGCGACGAGCACCCGATGATCATGGGCGTCGGCAAGGACGTCGAGGGCGGCTACGTCGTCGCGAACCTCGCGCGGATGCCGCACCTGCTCGTCGCCGGAGCAACCGGGGCCGGCAAGTCGAGCTTCGTCAACTCGATGATCACGTCGATCATGATGCGCGCCACCCCGGAGGAGGTGCGGATGATCCTCGTGGACCCCAAGCGGGTCGAGCTCACCATGTACGAGGGCATCCCGCACCTCATCACGCCCATCATCACGAGCCCCAAGAAGGCAGCCGAGGCGCTCGACTGGGTGGTCCGGGAGATGGACGCGCGCTACGACGACCTCGCGGCGTTCGGGTTCAAGCACATCAACGACTTCAACAAGGCGGTGCGTGCCGGCAAGGTCAAGCCGCCCGAGGGCAGCCAGCGGGTCATCACGCCCTACCCCTACCTCCTCGTCGTCGTCGACGAGCTCGCTGACCTCATGATGGTGGCGCCGCGCGACGTCGAGGCGTCGATCCAGCGGATCACCCAGCTCGCCCGCGCCGCCGGGATCCACCTCGTGCTCGCGACGCAGCGTCCGTCCGTCGATGTCGTCACGGGTCTCATCAAGGCGAACGTCCCCTCGCGGCTGGCGTTCGCGACCTCCTCGCTCGCCGACTCGCGCGTCGTCCTCGACCAGCCCGGCGCCGAGAAGCTGATCGGCCAGGGTGACGCGCTGTTCCTGCCGATGGGCGCGGCCAAGCCGATGCGCGTCCAGGGCGCGTGGGTCAACGAGTCCGAGGTGCACGCGGTGGTCGAGCACGTGAAGTCCCAGCTCCAGCCCGTCTACCGCGAGGACGTCGCGGTCGTGGCGCCCAAGAAGCAGGTGGACGAGGACATCGGCGACGACCTCGAGCTGCTGCTCCAGGCGGCCGAGCTCGTCGTCACCACCCAGTTCGGGTCGACCTCGATGCTGCAGCGCAAGCTGCGCGTCGGGTTCGCCAAGGCCGGGCGCCTGATGGACCTGCTGGAGTCGCGCGAGATCGTCGGGCCGTCGGAGGGGTCGAAGGCGCGCGACGTGCTCGTGACGCCCGAGGAGCTGCCGAGCGCGCTCGCGATGCTGCGCGGCGAGGACGTGCCCGGTGTCGGACCGACCGTGTCCGGGGCCGTCGCCGACGGTGGCGCGCGCCCGCGCGACCTCGTCGCGGACGACCTCGCCGGGTATGAGGAGTCGGCCCCGTGGGACGACGACGCCGACAGCGAGGACGCCTGGTCGCTCACCGGGCGGTGA
- the pgsA gene encoding CDP-diacylglycerol--glycerol-3-phosphate 3-phosphatidyltransferase, with the protein MSVSGSRAGSSRTWGVWNLPNVLTMARLALVPVFVVLLVQGGVASRWSALLVFLLAALTDQLDGHLARSRNQVTPFGTLADPIADKALTLGAFVMLSVLGPVPWWVTIVIAVRELGVTVLRAVLARRSIIPASMGGKVKTVLQMAAIVAFLVPWASFLASPAVPLTVAWVLLWAALAVTVGTGVDYCVRGWRLSHPSEAVASAAPAEPGTAGTADEPTAPAEPTAPGTSSTPDRAEP; encoded by the coding sequence GTGTCCGTGTCAGGGAGCCGGGCTGGGTCGTCGCGGACCTGGGGCGTGTGGAACCTTCCCAATGTTCTCACGATGGCCAGGCTCGCCCTCGTGCCCGTCTTCGTCGTCCTGCTCGTGCAGGGTGGGGTGGCGAGCCGCTGGTCGGCGCTGCTGGTGTTCCTGCTCGCCGCCCTCACCGACCAGCTCGACGGGCATCTCGCGCGCTCCCGCAACCAGGTGACGCCGTTCGGCACGCTCGCCGACCCGATCGCCGACAAGGCGCTGACGCTCGGCGCCTTCGTCATGCTGTCCGTGCTCGGGCCGGTCCCGTGGTGGGTGACCATCGTCATCGCGGTCCGTGAGCTCGGCGTCACGGTGCTCCGGGCGGTCCTCGCGCGACGGTCGATCATCCCCGCGTCGATGGGCGGGAAGGTCAAGACGGTGCTGCAGATGGCGGCGATCGTCGCGTTCCTCGTGCCGTGGGCCTCGTTCCTCGCCTCGCCGGCCGTGCCGCTGACGGTCGCGTGGGTGCTGCTGTGGGCCGCGCTCGCCGTCACCGTCGGGACCGGCGTCGACTACTGCGTGCGCGGCTGGCGGCTCTCGCACCCGTCCGAGGCGGTCGCCTCGGCCGCACCGGCTGAGCCGGGCACGGCGGGCACGGCGGACGAGCCAACCGCGCCGGCCGAGCCAACCGCGCCGGGCACGAGCTCGACGCCGGACCGTGCGGAACCATGA